In Burkholderia contaminans, the following proteins share a genomic window:
- a CDS encoding DHA2 family efflux MFS transporter permease subunit, producing MTHGIHGEKRWYALIVLCLGVLMIVLDSTIVNVALPSISTDLHFTETALVWVVNAYLLTFGGCLLLGGRLGDLYGQRRMFLAGLVVFTLASLACGLAQSQAMLIAARAVQGIGGAVVSAVALSLIMNLFTEPGERARAMGVYGFVCAGGGSIGVLLGGLLTSSLSWHWIFLVNLPIGIAVYAMCVSLLPRLRAPAGTARLDVAGAITVTASLMLAVYGIVGGNEAGWLSTQTVALIGAAVALLAMFIAIEARAAHPLMPLSLFSSRNVALANVIAVLWAAAMFAWFFLSALYMQRVLGYGPLQVGLAFLPANLIMAAFSLGLSARIVMRFGIRGPIAAGLLIAACGLALFSRAPVDGGFVWHVLPGMTLLGIGAGVAFNPVLLAAMSDVDPSDSGLASGIVNTAFMMGGALGLAVLASLAAARSNTLAAANAAPLDALNGGYHAAFAFGAAFAAVAALIGFALRIRQQGAVEGVGPAMH from the coding sequence ATGACCCACGGGATTCACGGCGAGAAGCGCTGGTACGCGCTGATCGTCCTCTGCCTCGGCGTGCTGATGATCGTGCTCGACAGCACGATCGTGAACGTCGCACTGCCGTCGATCAGCACCGACCTCCATTTCACCGAGACGGCCCTCGTGTGGGTCGTCAACGCGTACCTGCTGACGTTCGGCGGCTGCCTGCTGCTCGGCGGCCGGCTCGGCGACCTGTACGGCCAGCGGCGCATGTTCCTTGCCGGCCTCGTCGTCTTCACGCTCGCATCGCTCGCGTGCGGCCTCGCGCAATCGCAGGCGATGCTGATCGCCGCGCGCGCGGTGCAGGGAATCGGCGGCGCGGTCGTATCGGCCGTCGCGCTGTCGCTGATCATGAATCTCTTCACCGAACCCGGCGAACGCGCCCGCGCGATGGGCGTGTACGGCTTCGTCTGCGCGGGCGGCGGCAGCATCGGCGTGCTGCTCGGCGGGCTGCTGACGAGCTCGCTGTCGTGGCACTGGATCTTCCTCGTCAACCTGCCGATCGGCATCGCGGTCTATGCGATGTGCGTCTCGCTGCTGCCGCGCCTGCGCGCGCCGGCCGGCACCGCGCGGCTCGACGTCGCGGGCGCGATCACCGTGACCGCGTCGCTGATGCTGGCCGTCTACGGGATCGTCGGCGGCAACGAAGCCGGCTGGCTGTCGACGCAGACCGTCGCACTGATCGGTGCAGCGGTCGCGCTGCTCGCGATGTTCATCGCGATCGAGGCGCGCGCCGCGCATCCGCTGATGCCGCTCTCGCTGTTCTCGTCGCGCAACGTCGCGCTCGCGAACGTGATCGCCGTGCTGTGGGCGGCCGCGATGTTCGCGTGGTTCTTCCTGTCCGCGCTGTACATGCAGCGCGTGCTCGGCTACGGGCCGCTGCAGGTCGGCCTTGCATTCCTGCCGGCGAACCTGATCATGGCCGCGTTCTCGCTCGGGCTGTCCGCGCGGATCGTGATGCGCTTCGGCATCCGCGGCCCGATCGCGGCCGGCCTGCTGATCGCTGCGTGCGGCCTCGCACTGTTCTCGCGTGCGCCGGTGGACGGCGGCTTCGTCTGGCACGTGCTGCCCGGCATGACGCTGCTCGGCATCGGCGCGGGCGTCGCGTTCAACCCGGTGCTGCTCGCCGCGATGAGCGACGTCGATCCGTCCGATTCCGGGCTCGCGTCAGGGATCGTCAACACTGCATTCATGATGGGCGGCGCGCTCGGCCTCGCCGTGCTCGCGAGCCTCGCGGCCGCCCGCAGCAACACGCTCGCGGCAGCGAATGCCGCGCCGCTCGACGCGCTGAACGGCGGCTACCATGCGGCCTTCGCATTCGGTGCGGCGTTCGCCGCCGTCGCCGCGCTGATCGGCTTCGCGCTGCGCATCCGGCAGCAGGGTGCGGTCGAAGGCGTCGGCCCCGCGATGCACTGA
- a CDS encoding DsbA family oxidoreductase — MTTAPAPTARPTLTVEIWSDLICPWCWIGKRRFDEALATFAHADRVDVALRAYRLMPGQPVEPVEAMLGGKYRMSPAQVDQMLRQVTDAAASVGLRYDLPGTLVGDTLDGHRLVKLAEATGRAHALTERLYRAYFCEHGSLFDHAELTEFAVEAGLERSAVEAVLRSDQYRAEVEADVARAAQIGGRGVPLFVFGGRYAVSGAQPADAFAQALDQAWRDGIVELDGGDAAACGPDGCELPARS; from the coding sequence ATGACGACCGCTCCCGCCCCGACTGCCCGCCCGACCCTGACCGTCGAAATCTGGTCCGACCTGATCTGCCCGTGGTGCTGGATCGGCAAGCGCCGCTTCGATGAGGCGCTCGCCACGTTCGCGCACGCCGACCGCGTCGACGTCGCGCTGCGCGCGTACCGGCTGATGCCCGGCCAGCCCGTCGAGCCGGTCGAGGCGATGCTCGGCGGCAAGTACCGGATGTCGCCCGCGCAGGTCGACCAGATGCTGCGCCAGGTCACCGATGCCGCCGCCAGCGTCGGGCTGCGCTACGACCTGCCCGGCACGCTCGTCGGCGACACGCTCGATGGCCACCGGCTCGTGAAGCTCGCGGAAGCGACGGGCCGCGCGCACGCGCTGACCGAGCGGCTGTACCGCGCGTATTTCTGCGAGCACGGCTCGCTGTTCGATCACGCCGAGCTGACCGAATTCGCGGTCGAGGCCGGGCTCGAGCGCTCGGCCGTCGAAGCCGTGCTGCGCAGCGACCAGTACCGCGCCGAAGTCGAAGCCGACGTCGCCCGCGCCGCGCAGATCGGCGGGCGCGGCGTGCCGCTGTTCGTGTTCGGCGGCCGCTACGCGGTGTCGGGCGCGCAGCCGGCCGACGCATTCGCGCAGGCGCTCGACCAGGCATGGCGCGACGGCATCGTCGAGCTCGACGGCGGCGACGCGGCCGCGTGCGGCCCCGATGGCTGCGAGTTGCCGGCGCGCTCGTAA
- a CDS encoding helix-turn-helix transcriptional regulator gives MSGTRARGRYNGATAAAAARGRTGMPANGAPALRPDALPGPRPPEMANPMRKKKSPVKDLLLTRYAPIADGIAALFFPYAEVVIHDLHDQTVLYLANNLSKREVGDDSALEEIDHSARERVIGPYEKLNWDGRRMRCVSNVLFDDEGRPAGMMCINFNIAVFDEVRATLDLFIKGAGVVAQPDELFRDDWQERINTFLHGWLRERQVGLNGLTREHRRELVEALYAEGAFRGKSAANYVANVLGMGRATVYKHLKHLKETQGDA, from the coding sequence ATGAGCGGCACGCGCGCGCGGGGCCGATACAATGGCGCAACCGCCGCGGCGGCCGCGCGCGGGCGCACGGGCATGCCGGCCAACGGTGCGCCGGCGCTCCGGCCCGACGCGCTGCCCGGCCCCCGCCCACCCGAGATGGCGAACCCGATGCGCAAGAAGAAATCCCCCGTCAAAGACCTGCTGCTCACCCGTTATGCGCCGATCGCCGACGGTATCGCCGCGCTGTTCTTCCCGTACGCGGAAGTCGTGATTCACGACCTGCACGACCAGACCGTGCTGTATCTCGCGAACAACCTGTCGAAGCGCGAGGTCGGCGACGATTCCGCGCTCGAGGAAATCGACCATTCCGCGCGCGAGCGCGTGATCGGCCCTTACGAGAAGCTGAACTGGGACGGCCGCCGGATGCGCTGCGTCAGCAACGTGCTGTTCGACGACGAAGGCCGCCCGGCCGGGATGATGTGCATCAACTTCAACATCGCGGTGTTCGACGAGGTGCGCGCGACGCTCGACCTGTTCATCAAGGGCGCGGGCGTCGTCGCGCAGCCGGACGAGTTGTTCCGCGACGACTGGCAGGAGCGCATCAACACGTTCCTGCACGGCTGGCTGCGCGAGCGGCAGGTCGGGCTGAACGGGCTCACGCGCGAGCACCGGCGCGAGCTCGTCGAAGCGCTTTACGCGGAGGGCGCGTTTCGCGGCAAGAGCGCGGCGAACTACGTCGCGAACGTGCTCGGGATGGGCCGCGCGACGGTCTACAAGCACCTCAAGCACCTGAAGGAAACGCAGGGCGACGCTTGA
- a CDS encoding ornithine cyclodeaminase family protein codes for MTQTAPTLPLTVDEAAVRAALPSLDVLGTLRSMFASLAAARAVQPPQTLTLFPDQAGDFITYLGALADAQVFGAKLSPYVVTGGKPDGKPIVTAWTALMSMRTGQPLMWCDAGLLTVERTAGTTALAVDCLAPRDARHLAIVGAGAVGLAHLRHTAGLRDWETIRVYAPSLAGDAAQQAALAQLDPRARAAASVEACVRDADVVMLCTSSGTPVLGDGMLTRPALVTSISTNVARAHEIPPAWLPDMDVYCDYRHTTPASAGEMQIAAAEHGWDAARIAGDLPALVAGTCPAPSYARHAFFRSIGLGLEDIAIAHALYTHLARA; via the coding sequence ATGACGCAAACCGCCCCGACCCTGCCGCTGACCGTCGACGAAGCCGCGGTGCGCGCGGCCCTGCCGTCGCTCGACGTGCTCGGTACGCTGCGCAGCATGTTCGCGTCGCTCGCCGCGGCGCGCGCGGTGCAGCCGCCGCAAACGCTGACGCTGTTTCCCGACCAGGCCGGCGACTTCATCACGTATCTCGGCGCGCTCGCCGACGCGCAGGTATTCGGCGCGAAGCTGTCGCCGTATGTCGTGACGGGCGGCAAGCCTGACGGGAAACCCATCGTCACCGCGTGGACCGCGCTCATGTCGATGCGCACGGGCCAGCCGCTGATGTGGTGCGACGCGGGGCTGCTGACCGTCGAGCGCACGGCCGGCACGACCGCGCTCGCGGTCGACTGCCTCGCGCCGCGCGACGCGCGCCATCTCGCGATCGTCGGCGCGGGCGCGGTCGGCCTCGCGCACCTGCGGCACACGGCGGGCTTGCGCGACTGGGAGACGATCCGCGTGTATGCGCCTTCGCTCGCCGGCGACGCGGCGCAGCAGGCGGCGCTCGCGCAGCTCGATCCGCGCGCCCGCGCCGCGGCGAGCGTCGAAGCCTGCGTGCGCGACGCGGACGTCGTGATGCTGTGCACGTCGTCGGGCACGCCCGTGCTCGGCGACGGGATGCTCACGCGCCCCGCGCTCGTCACGTCGATCAGCACGAACGTCGCACGCGCACACGAAATCCCGCCCGCCTGGCTGCCCGACATGGACGTGTACTGCGACTACCGGCACACGACACCCGCGAGCGCCGGCGAGATGCAGATCGCGGCGGCCGAGCACGGCTGGGACGCCGCGCGGATCGCCGGCGACCTGCCCGCGCTCGTCGCCGGCACCTGCCCGGCGCCGTCGTATGCCCGTCACGCGTTCTTCCGCTCGATCGGCCTCGGGCTCGAGGACATCGCGATCGCGCACGCGCTGTACACGCACCTGGCACGCGCATGA
- a CDS encoding ABC transporter substrate-binding protein has protein sequence MNWKLSLCAAAALACAAVTAHAEQTTLRFGIEAAYPPFESKTPAGQLQGFDVDIGNAVCAKLNMKCVWVENAFDGLIPALQARKFDAINSAMNITSKRRQSIDFTPAIYVVPIVMIARHGSSLRPDVASLRGKHVGVLQGSSQEDFLKAHWATAGVAVVSYQDQDQIYADLVAGRLDAAVQEAQTAQDGFLDKPAGRDYQIVGEPLKDPATLGEGTGFGMRKSDKALQAKIVGALDALKKDGTLSALSQKYFKRDIVAK, from the coding sequence ATGAACTGGAAGCTCTCCCTTTGCGCCGCTGCGGCGCTTGCCTGCGCGGCCGTCACGGCCCATGCGGAACAGACCACGTTGCGCTTCGGGATCGAAGCCGCGTATCCGCCGTTCGAGAGCAAGACGCCGGCCGGCCAGCTGCAGGGTTTCGACGTCGACATCGGCAACGCGGTGTGCGCGAAGCTGAACATGAAATGCGTGTGGGTCGAGAATGCGTTCGACGGCTTGATCCCGGCGCTGCAGGCGCGCAAGTTCGACGCGATCAACTCGGCGATGAACATCACGTCGAAGCGCCGGCAGAGCATCGACTTCACGCCGGCGATCTACGTGGTGCCGATCGTGATGATCGCCAGGCACGGCTCGTCGCTGCGGCCTGACGTCGCGAGCCTGCGCGGCAAGCACGTCGGCGTGCTGCAGGGCTCGTCGCAGGAGGATTTCCTGAAGGCGCACTGGGCCACGGCGGGTGTGGCCGTCGTGTCGTACCAGGATCAGGACCAGATCTATGCGGATCTCGTCGCGGGTCGTCTCGACGCGGCCGTGCAGGAAGCGCAGACCGCGCAGGACGGTTTCCTCGACAAGCCGGCCGGCCGCGACTACCAGATCGTCGGCGAGCCGCTGAAGGATCCGGCGACGCTCGGCGAAGGCACGGGCTTTGGAATGCGCAAGAGCGACAAGGCGCTGCAGGCGAAGATCGTCGGCGCGCTCGACGCGCTGAAGAAGGACGGCACGCTCAGCGCGCTGTCGCAGAAGTACTTCAAGCGCGACATCGTCGCGAAGTGA
- a CDS encoding NAD(P)/FAD-dependent oxidoreductase: MDFDVIVLGAGIVGVSSALHLQDRGLRVALVDRRAPGEETSHGNAGLIERSSVVPYAFPRRLGTLLRYARNRSVDLYWDYRALPAYAGWLARFWRESSPQRLAAAARDLLPLVAASVAEHDALLARTDAQPLVHDGGWIEAFRSPALFDAETRAQQRVADAHGLRMTVLDAGALRAREPGIGDAFCGAFHWQDPKTVSSPGGLTKAYARLFERAGGTFALGDARTLVQVDDGWQVGTEHGPISARSAVVALGPWSDHVFEPLGYRIPLRAKRGYHMHYRPTRAPLNVPVCDTEAGFVVAPMEGGRLRLTTGVEIALRGAPPTGVQLARAEPLARDAFGIGERLDPEPWLGMRPCTPDMRPVIGPAPRHRHLWFAFGHCHHGLTLGPATGRLLAEMMTGAPTYIDPHPYRPARFG, translated from the coding sequence ATGGACTTCGACGTCATCGTTCTGGGGGCCGGCATCGTCGGCGTGTCGTCGGCGCTGCATCTGCAGGATCGCGGGCTGCGCGTCGCGCTCGTCGACCGGCGCGCGCCTGGCGAGGAAACGAGCCACGGCAATGCGGGGCTGATCGAGCGCTCGTCGGTCGTGCCGTACGCGTTTCCGCGCCGGCTCGGCACGCTGCTGCGCTATGCGCGCAACCGCTCGGTCGATCTCTACTGGGACTACCGCGCGCTGCCCGCGTATGCGGGCTGGCTCGCGCGCTTCTGGCGCGAATCGTCGCCGCAGCGGCTCGCGGCCGCTGCGCGCGACCTGTTGCCGCTCGTCGCCGCGAGCGTCGCCGAGCACGACGCGCTGCTCGCACGCACCGATGCCCAGCCGCTCGTGCACGACGGCGGGTGGATCGAGGCGTTCCGTTCGCCCGCGCTGTTCGATGCGGAAACGCGCGCGCAGCAGCGCGTGGCCGACGCGCACGGGCTGCGGATGACCGTGCTCGACGCGGGTGCGTTGCGGGCGCGCGAGCCCGGTATCGGCGACGCGTTCTGCGGCGCATTCCACTGGCAGGACCCGAAGACCGTGTCGAGCCCGGGCGGGTTGACCAAGGCCTACGCGCGGCTGTTCGAGCGCGCCGGCGGCACGTTCGCGCTCGGCGATGCCAGGACGCTCGTGCAGGTCGATGACGGCTGGCAGGTCGGTACCGAGCACGGGCCGATCTCGGCGCGCTCGGCCGTGGTGGCGCTCGGGCCGTGGTCCGATCACGTCTTCGAGCCGCTTGGCTACCGGATTCCGCTGCGCGCGAAGCGCGGCTACCACATGCACTACCGGCCCACGCGCGCGCCGTTGAACGTGCCTGTGTGCGATACCGAGGCAGGTTTCGTCGTCGCGCCGATGGAAGGCGGCCGCCTGCGGCTCACGACCGGCGTCGAGATCGCGCTGCGCGGCGCACCGCCGACCGGCGTGCAGCTCGCGCGCGCCGAGCCGCTGGCGCGCGATGCATTCGGCATCGGCGAGCGGCTCGATCCCGAACCGTGGCTCGGGATGCGGCCGTGCACGCCCGACATGCGCCCGGTGATCGGGCCCGCGCCGCGCCATCGCCACCTGTGGTTCGCGTTCGGCCATTGTCACCACGGGCTCACGCTCGGCCCCGCAACCGGACGCCTGCTCGCCGAAATGATGACGGGCGCGCCGACCTATATCGATCCCCATCCGTACCGGCCCGCGCGCTTCGGCTGA
- a CDS encoding beta strand repeat-containing protein has protein sequence MGHNLKLTGVALSVATVFGVLASGSAMAGALDALPIPQVIVNPPTNSVSVGLVATGTSPLGSVTVAAGGAGAIQTSLGDPGQVLSGAVGAVTGALGGGGGTVQPLAPVQGVLNQVTGALGGGNPAGALTGALNTATGTLSNAVGTVTGALGGIGGGSNPLAPVQGVVNQVTGALGGGNPAGALTGALGTVTGALGGIGGGSDPLAPVQGVVNQVTGALGGGNPAGALTGALGTVTGALGGIGGGSNPLAPVQGVVNQVTGALGSGNPAGALTGALGTVTGALGGIGGGSNPLAPVQGVVNQVTGALGSGNPAGALTGALGTVTGALGGIGGGSDPLAPVQGVVNQVTGALGGGNPAGALTGALGTVTGALGGIGGGSSPLAPVQGVVNQVTGALSGGNPAGALTGALNTATGALSSALGTATGALGGIGGGSNPLAPVQGVVNQVTGALGSGNPAGALTGALGTVTGALGGIGGGSNPLAPVQGVVNQVTGALGSGNPAGALTGALGTVTGALGGIGGGSDPLAPVQGVVNQVTGALGGIGGGSNPLAPVQGVVNQVTGALGSGNPAGALTGALGTVTGALGGIGGGSNPLAPVQGVVNQVTGALGSGNPAGALTGALGTVTGALGGIGGGSNPLAPVQGVVNQVTGALGSGNPAGALTGALGTVTGALGGIGGGSNPLAPIQSVVDQVTGTLGSGNPAGALSNAVNTITGTLGNVGGAGSPLAPVQGVVTQLAGTLGGAGSPLAPVQGVVNQVVGTLSGAGGGSPITPITNLVNGLQNALPTGGNAAGALTGALGSVTGALGNLGGSNPLAPVQGVVNQVVGTLGSSNAVGTATNALGNAVGSVVGALGNLGGSSPLAPVQGVVNQVVGTLGNLGGSNPLAPVQGVVNQVVGTLSGAAGSNPIAPITNLVSGLTGGSNPAGALTGALGSVTGALANGPVALGQAAGALSGAAGSTAAAGGSLLGSGANAAGGTAGAVGSLLTTGANATATVVNAVGTTVGTALGSAPGLSVTPHSGNSAPGNPLAPVSSLLQSLTGALPK, from the coding sequence ATGGGACACAATCTGAAATTGACGGGTGTAGCGCTGTCGGTCGCGACGGTGTTCGGGGTACTGGCTTCGGGTTCCGCGATGGCGGGGGCCCTTGATGCGCTGCCGATTCCGCAAGTGATCGTCAACCCGCCGACGAACAGCGTGTCGGTCGGGTTGGTCGCGACGGGTACGTCGCCGCTGGGCTCGGTCACCGTGGCGGCAGGCGGGGCGGGCGCGATCCAGACGTCGCTGGGCGATCCCGGCCAAGTACTGTCGGGCGCCGTGGGGGCGGTGACCGGCGCACTCGGCGGTGGCGGCGGCACGGTGCAGCCGCTCGCGCCGGTCCAGGGTGTGCTGAATCAGGTGACGGGTGCGTTGGGCGGCGGCAACCCGGCGGGTGCGTTGACCGGTGCGCTGAATACGGCGACGGGGACGCTGAGCAATGCGGTTGGCACGGTGACGGGTGCACTGGGCGGTATCGGCGGTGGCTCGAACCCGCTGGCGCCGGTGCAAGGCGTCGTCAATCAAGTAACGGGTGCGCTCGGTGGCGGCAATCCGGCTGGTGCACTGACTGGCGCGCTCGGCACGGTCACGGGTGCGCTGGGTGGCATCGGCGGTGGCTCGGATCCGCTGGCGCCGGTGCAAGGTGTGGTCAATCAAGTAACGGGTGCGCTCGGTGGCGGCAATCCGGCCGGCGCGTTGACCGGTGCCCTCGGCACGGTAACGGGCGCGCTGGGCGGTATCGGCGGCGGTTCAAACCCGCTGGCGCCGGTTCAAGGCGTCGTGAACCAGGTAACGGGTGCGCTCGGTAGCGGCAACCCGGCTGGTGCATTGACTGGTGCGCTCGGTACGGTGACGGGCGCACTGGGTGGCATCGGCGGTGGTTCAAACCCGCTGGCGCCGGTGCAAGGCGTGGTCAATCAAGTAACGGGTGCGCTCGGTAGCGGCAACCCGGCTGGCGCACTGACTGGCGCGCTCGGCACGGTGACGGGCGCGTTGGGTGGCATCGGCGGTGGTTCGGATCCGCTGGCGCCGGTGCAAGGTGTGGTCAATCAAGTGACGGGGGCGCTCGGTGGCGGCAACCCGGCCGGCGCACTGACCGGTGCACTCGGCACGGTGACGGGCGCGTTGGGTGGTATTGGTGGCGGCTCGAGCCCGCTGGCGCCGGTTCAAGGCGTCGTGAATCAAGTAACGGGTGCGCTGAGCGGAGGCAATCCGGCAGGTGCCCTGACCGGTGCGCTGAACACCGCGACCGGGGCACTGAGCAGCGCGCTCGGTACGGCGACGGGCGCACTGGGCGGCATCGGCGGTGGCTCGAATCCGCTGGCGCCGGTTCAAGGCGTCGTGAACCAGGTCACGGGCGCACTCGGTAGCGGCAATCCGGCTGGCGCACTGACTGGCGCACTCGGCACGGTGACGGGCGCATTGGGCGGTATCGGCGGCGGCTCGAACCCGCTGGCACCGGTTCAAGGCGTCGTGAATCAAGTAACGGGTGCGCTCGGCAGCGGCAATCCGGCGGGTGCACTGACCGGTGCCCTCGGCACGGTCACGGGTGCATTGGGAGGCATCGGCGGCGGCTCGGACCCGCTGGCTCCGGTTCAAGGCGTCGTCAATCAAGTGACGGGCGCATTGGGCGGCATCGGCGGTGGCTCGAATCCGCTGGCGCCGGTTCAAGGCGTTGTGAACCAAGTCACGGGCGCGCTCGGCAGCGGCAATCCGGCAGGTGCACTGACCGGCGCCCTCGGCACGGTGACGGGTGCACTGGGCGGTATCGGCGGTGGCTCGAACCCGCTGGCGCCGGTGCAAGGCGTCGTGAACCAGGTCACGGGCGCGCTCGGCAGCGGCAATCCGGCAGGTGCACTGACCGGCGCCCTCGGCACGGTGACGGGTGCACTGGGCGGTATCGGCGGCGGCTCGAACCCGCTGGCACCGGTGCAAGGCGTCGTGAACCAGGTCACGGGCGCACTCGGTAGCGGCAACCCGGCAGGCGCACTGACCGGCGCGCTCGGCACGGTGACGGGTGCATTGGGCGGCATCGGCGGCGGCTCGAACCCGCTGGCGCCGATCCAGAGCGTCGTCGACCAGGTCACGGGTACGCTCGGCAGCGGCAATCCGGCCGGCGCACTGAGCAACGCGGTCAACACGATCACGGGCACGCTCGGCAACGTCGGCGGCGCGGGAAGCCCGCTGGCTCCGGTGCAGGGCGTCGTCACGCAGCTCGCCGGTACGCTCGGCGGCGCGGGAAGCCCGCTGGCGCCGGTGCAAGGCGTCGTGAACCAGGTCGTCGGCACGCTGTCCGGCGCCGGTGGCGGTAGCCCGATCACGCCGATCACGAACCTCGTCAACGGCCTGCAGAATGCGCTGCCGACGGGCGGCAACGCAGCCGGCGCGCTGACCGGCGCACTGGGCTCGGTGACGGGCGCACTCGGCAACCTCGGTGGCTCGAACCCGCTGGCACCGGTGCAGGGCGTCGTGAACCAGGTCGTCGGCACGCTCGGCAGCAGCAACGCGGTCGGCACGGCCACGAACGCACTGGGTAACGCGGTCGGCTCCGTCGTGGGCGCACTCGGCAACCTCGGCGGCTCGAGTCCGCTGGCCCCGGTACAGGGCGTCGTGAACCAGGTGGTCGGCACGCTCGGCAACCTCGGCGGCTCGAACCCGCTGGCGCCGGTGCAAGGCGTCGTGAACCAGGTCGTCGGCACGCTGTCGGGCGCGGCGGGCAGCAACCCGATCGCCCCGATCACGAACCTCGTGAGCGGTCTGACGGGCGGCAGCAACCCGGCCGGCGCACTGACCGGTGCGCTCGGTTCGGTGACGGGCGCACTCGCGAACGGTCCGGTAGCCCTCGGGCAGGCGGCCGGCGCGCTGTCGGGCGCGGCCGGTTCGACGGCGGCAGCGGGCGGCAGCCTGCTCGGCTCGGGTGCGAACGCGGCCGGCGGCACGGCGGGCGCAGTCGGCTCGCTGCTGACGACGGGCGCCAACGCGACGGCGACGGTCGTCAACGCGGTCGGCACGACGGTGGGCACGGCGCTCGGCTCCGCGCCGGGCCTGTCGGTCACGCCGCATTCGGGCAACAGCGCGCCGGGCAACCCGCTCGCGCCGGTGTCGTCGCTGCTCCAGTCGCTCACGGGCGCACTGCCGAAGTAA
- a CDS encoding sigma-70 family RNA polymerase sigma factor, with amino-acid sequence MSYESDLLVWLPHLTRYARALTGDRAWADDLVQDTLERALNRPPRDGGNLRAWLLTLLRHRFIDQLRARHEIAVDDATAPWQTMAAPAGEIGGLVLRDVQRALYRLPVEQREVLLLVALEELSYRDAAEVLGVPVGTVMSRLARARGQMRALLSDEPPAHGTAALRVIGKT; translated from the coding sequence ATGAGCTACGAATCGGACCTGCTGGTGTGGTTGCCGCATCTCACGCGTTATGCGCGCGCGCTGACGGGTGACCGGGCCTGGGCAGACGATCTCGTGCAGGACACGCTCGAGCGAGCGCTGAACCGCCCGCCGCGCGACGGCGGCAACCTGCGCGCATGGCTGCTGACGCTGCTGCGGCACCGCTTCATCGACCAGTTGCGCGCACGGCACGAGATCGCGGTCGACGACGCGACGGCGCCGTGGCAGACGATGGCCGCACCGGCCGGCGAAATCGGCGGGCTGGTGCTGCGCGACGTGCAGCGCGCGCTGTACCGGCTGCCGGTCGAACAGCGCGAGGTGCTGCTGCTGGTCGCGCTCGAGGAATTGAGCTATCGCGATGCCGCGGAAGTGCTCGGCGTCCCGGTGGGGACGGTGATGTCGCGGCTCGCACGGGCGCGCGGCCAGATGCGTGCGCTGTTGTCCGACGAGCCGCCGGCGCACGGCACGGCTGCATTACGGGTGATCGGGAAGACATGA
- a CDS encoding anti-sigma factor family protein has protein sequence MMDDPHKPSNARDDDASAQLLSALLDGELSGHERREVLERVLADPEEAERLAHYRAQRDALQALFPLPAAAPALFVQRREPRRRGIAYAFAGLAAGLLIGVALHAGWVAFGGEPGFAARADVAYATYVADRDHPVEVSAGDPDHLVAWLSARLGRPVRAPSLDEYGYRLLGGRLLPGEAGPAAQLMYQRADGERVTLYMTAYDTRRLAPQAMSAGGRYTYFWSDRGMGYALSGQGDERRLRELAIDACGALGGPTDAWKG, from the coding sequence ATGATGGACGATCCGCACAAGCCTTCGAACGCGCGGGATGACGATGCGTCGGCGCAACTGCTGTCCGCGTTGCTGGACGGCGAGCTGTCCGGGCACGAGCGTCGCGAGGTGCTCGAGCGCGTGCTGGCCGATCCGGAGGAGGCCGAACGACTCGCGCACTATCGGGCGCAGCGCGATGCACTGCAGGCGCTGTTTCCGCTGCCGGCCGCCGCGCCCGCGCTGTTCGTGCAACGTCGTGAGCCGCGCCGGCGCGGGATCGCCTATGCGTTCGCGGGGCTCGCGGCCGGGCTGCTGATCGGTGTCGCGCTGCATGCGGGCTGGGTGGCGTTCGGCGGTGAACCGGGGTTCGCCGCGCGCGCGGATGTCGCCTATGCGACGTACGTGGCCGACCGCGACCATCCGGTCGAGGTCAGTGCGGGCGACCCTGACCATCTCGTCGCGTGGCTGTCCGCGCGTCTCGGGCGGCCCGTGCGTGCGCCGTCGCTCGACGAATACGGTTACCGGTTGCTCGGCGGCCGGCTGCTCCCGGGCGAAGCGGGGCCGGCCGCGCAACTCATGTACCAGCGCGCGGACGGCGAACGCGTGACGCTGTACATGACGGCCTACGACACACGGCGTCTCGCGCCGCAGGCGATGTCGGCCGGCGGCCGCTACACGTATTTCTGGTCGGATCGCGGGATGGGCTATGCATTGTCCGGCCAGGGCGACGAACGGCGCCTGCGCGAACTCGCGATCGACGCGTGCGGCGCGCTAGGCGGCCCGACCGATGCGTGGAAGGGGTGA